A stretch of the Narcine bancroftii isolate sNarBan1 chromosome 14, sNarBan1.hap1, whole genome shotgun sequence genome encodes the following:
- the onecut1 gene encoding hepatocyte nuclear factor 6 isoform X1 has product MNAQLTMENLGDLHGVPHEAVQPSDLLSSPSPHSRSIGHRNLPVHARSMVSSMASILDGTGDYHRPPDHALAAPLHPTMTMACETVAGMSSTYTTLTPLQPLPPISTVSDKFPHHHHHHHQRLAGNVSGSFTLMRDDRGLSSMNNLYSHYHKDMSGMAQSLSPLSGSPLANGLGTIHNSQHGLPPYGHAGPLPADKMLTPNGFDGHPGMLGRAEQHLSRGLSPPSVGMVPINGLHHHPHVHPHAQGHGQVLGSARGEQPPPSSNGSQAGGGGGGGGGGGGGGGGGGGSSQLEEINTKEVAQRITTELKRYSIPQAIFAQRVLCRSQGTLSDLLRNPKPWSKLKSGRETFRRMWKWLQEPEFQRMSALRLAGSQFGRQNDARYRATTTWQLYSRELGEFLDREATEEVDADLESDGSRQACKRKEQENVKERGAAPKKPRLVFTDVQRRTLHAIFKENKRPSKELQITISQQLGLELSTVSNFFMNARRRSLDKWQDDGSSNSVNSSSSSSTCTKA; this is encoded by the exons ATGAATGCTCAGCTGACGATGGAGAACCTGGGCGATTTACATGGGGTGCCTCATGAAGCGGTGCAGCCGAGCGACCTGCTGAGTAGCCCCAGCCCGCACAGCCGCTCGATTGGCCATCGGAATCTGCCGGTCCACGCTCGCTCCATGGTGTCCAGCATGGCTTCGATTCTGGACGGTACCGGCGACTACCACCGGCCACCGGACCACGCACTGGCCGCCCCGCTGCACCCGACCATGACCATGGCTTGCGAGACGGTGGCGGGGATGAGCAGCACTTACACGACGCTGACCCCGCTGCAGCCGCTGCCCCCCATCTCCACCGTGTCCGACAagttcccccaccaccaccaccaccaccaccaacggCTGGCCGGCAACGTGAGCGGCAGTTTCACCCTGATGAGGGACGACAGAGGCTTGTCTTCAATGAACAATCTGTACAGCCACTATCACAAGGATATGAGCGGCATGGCTCAGAGCCTGTCCCCGCTCTCCGGCTCCCCTCTGGCCAACGGCCTgggcaccatccacaactcccagCACGGTCTGCCACCTTACGGGCACGCAGGACCCCTGCCCGCTGACAAGATGCTGACCCCGAACGGCTTCGACGGCCACCCGGGCATGCTGGGCCGAGCAGAGCAGCATCTGAGCCGCGGACTCAGCCCTCCGTCAGTAGGCATGGTCCCCATCAACGggcttcaccaccacccccacgtCCACCCGCACGCACAGGGCCACGGGCAGGTCCTGGGCTCGGCGAGGGGCGAGCAGCCGCCCCCCTCCTCCAACGGGTCGCAGGCgggcggaggaggagggggaggtggtggtggtggtggtggaggaggaggaggcggcgggTCGAGCCAGCTGGAGGAGATCAACACCAAAGAGGTAGCTCAGAGGATCACCACCGAGCTCAAGCGTTACAGCATCCCGCAAGCCATTTTCGCGCAACGGGTGCTGTGTCGCTCGCAGGGCACCCTGTCCGACTTACTGCGGAATCCCAAGCCTTGGAGTAAGCTCAAATCGGGCCGGGAGACCTTCAGGCGCATGTGGAAATGGCTGCAGGAGCCCGAGTTCCAGCGAATGTCGGCCCTTCGCTTGGCAG GGAGCCAGTTTGGGAGACAAAATGACGCCAGGTACAGGGCAACTACAACCTGGCAACTTTACTCGAGGGAGTTGGGCGAATTCCTGGATAGGGAGGCAACCGAAGAAGTGGACGCGGACTTGGAGTCAGATGGTTCTAGACAAG CGTGCAAACGGAAGGAGCAGGAGAATGTTAAAGAAAGGGGCGCCGCGCCCAAGAAACCTCGGCTGGTGTTCACCGATGTTCAGCGTAGAACTCTACACGCAATATTCAAAGAAAACAAGCGTCCGTCCAAAGAATTGCAAATAACCATTTCCCAGCAACTGGGTTTGGAGCTGAGCACCGTCAGCAATTTCTTTATGAACGCACGTCGGAGGAGTTTGGATAAGTGGCAGGACGACGGCAGCTCCAACTCAGTCAACTCATCTTCCTCATCAAGCACTTGCACCAAAGCATGA
- the onecut1 gene encoding hepatocyte nuclear factor 6 isoform X4, whose protein sequence is MNAQLTMENLGDLHGVPHEAVQPSDLLSSPSPHSRSIGHRNLPVHARSMVSSMASILDGTGDYHRPPDHALAAPLHPTMTMACETVAGMSSTYTTLTPLQPLPPISTVSDKFPHHHHHHHQRLAGNVSGSFTLMRDDRGLSSMNNLYSHYHKDMSGMAQSLSPLSGSPLANGLGTIHNSQHGLPPYGHAGPLPADKMLTPNGFDGHPGMLGRAEQHLSRGLSPPSVGMVPINGLHHHPHVHPHAQGHGQVLGSARGEQPPPSSNGSQAGGGGGGGGGGGGGGGGGGGSSQLEEINTKEVAQRITTELKRYSIPQAIFAQRVLCRSQGTLSDLLRNPKPWSKLKSGRETFRRMWKWLQEPEFQRMSALRLAVRFPRSDQMEIG, encoded by the exons ATGAATGCTCAGCTGACGATGGAGAACCTGGGCGATTTACATGGGGTGCCTCATGAAGCGGTGCAGCCGAGCGACCTGCTGAGTAGCCCCAGCCCGCACAGCCGCTCGATTGGCCATCGGAATCTGCCGGTCCACGCTCGCTCCATGGTGTCCAGCATGGCTTCGATTCTGGACGGTACCGGCGACTACCACCGGCCACCGGACCACGCACTGGCCGCCCCGCTGCACCCGACCATGACCATGGCTTGCGAGACGGTGGCGGGGATGAGCAGCACTTACACGACGCTGACCCCGCTGCAGCCGCTGCCCCCCATCTCCACCGTGTCCGACAagttcccccaccaccaccaccaccaccaccaacggCTGGCCGGCAACGTGAGCGGCAGTTTCACCCTGATGAGGGACGACAGAGGCTTGTCTTCAATGAACAATCTGTACAGCCACTATCACAAGGATATGAGCGGCATGGCTCAGAGCCTGTCCCCGCTCTCCGGCTCCCCTCTGGCCAACGGCCTgggcaccatccacaactcccagCACGGTCTGCCACCTTACGGGCACGCAGGACCCCTGCCCGCTGACAAGATGCTGACCCCGAACGGCTTCGACGGCCACCCGGGCATGCTGGGCCGAGCAGAGCAGCATCTGAGCCGCGGACTCAGCCCTCCGTCAGTAGGCATGGTCCCCATCAACGggcttcaccaccacccccacgtCCACCCGCACGCACAGGGCCACGGGCAGGTCCTGGGCTCGGCGAGGGGCGAGCAGCCGCCCCCCTCCTCCAACGGGTCGCAGGCgggcggaggaggagggggaggtggtggtggtggtggtggaggaggaggaggcggcgggTCGAGCCAGCTGGAGGAGATCAACACCAAAGAGGTAGCTCAGAGGATCACCACCGAGCTCAAGCGTTACAGCATCCCGCAAGCCATTTTCGCGCAACGGGTGCTGTGTCGCTCGCAGGGCACCCTGTCCGACTTACTGCGGAATCCCAAGCCTTGGAGTAAGCTCAAATCGGGCCGGGAGACCTTCAGGCGCATGTGGAAATGGCTGCAGGAGCCCGAGTTCCAGCGAATGTCGGCCCTTCGCTTGGCAG TTCGTTTTCCGAGAAGTGACCAGATGGAAATCGGTTAG
- the onecut1 gene encoding hepatocyte nuclear factor 6 isoform X2, whose translation MNAQLTMENLGDLHGVPHEAVQPSDLLSSPSPHSRSIGHRNLPVHARSMVSSMASILDGTGDYHRPPDHALAAPLHPTMTMACETVAGMSSTYTTLTPLQPLPPISTVSDKFPHHHHHHHQRLAGNVSGSFTLMRDDRGLSSMNNLYSHYHKDMSGMAQSLSPLSGSPLANGLGTIHNSQHGLPPYGHAGPLPADKMLTPNGFDGHPGMLGRAEQHLSRGLSPPSVGMVPINGLHHHPHVHPHAQGHGQVLGSARGEQPPPSSNGSQAGGGGGGGGGGGGGGGGGGGSSQLEEINTKEVAQRITTELKRYSIPQAIFAQRVLCRSQGTLSDLLRNPKPWSKLKSGRETFRRMWKWLQEPEFQRMSALRLAACKRKEQENVKERGAAPKKPRLVFTDVQRRTLHAIFKENKRPSKELQITISQQLGLELSTVSNFFMNARRRSLDKWQDDGSSNSVNSSSSSSTCTKA comes from the exons ATGAATGCTCAGCTGACGATGGAGAACCTGGGCGATTTACATGGGGTGCCTCATGAAGCGGTGCAGCCGAGCGACCTGCTGAGTAGCCCCAGCCCGCACAGCCGCTCGATTGGCCATCGGAATCTGCCGGTCCACGCTCGCTCCATGGTGTCCAGCATGGCTTCGATTCTGGACGGTACCGGCGACTACCACCGGCCACCGGACCACGCACTGGCCGCCCCGCTGCACCCGACCATGACCATGGCTTGCGAGACGGTGGCGGGGATGAGCAGCACTTACACGACGCTGACCCCGCTGCAGCCGCTGCCCCCCATCTCCACCGTGTCCGACAagttcccccaccaccaccaccaccaccaccaacggCTGGCCGGCAACGTGAGCGGCAGTTTCACCCTGATGAGGGACGACAGAGGCTTGTCTTCAATGAACAATCTGTACAGCCACTATCACAAGGATATGAGCGGCATGGCTCAGAGCCTGTCCCCGCTCTCCGGCTCCCCTCTGGCCAACGGCCTgggcaccatccacaactcccagCACGGTCTGCCACCTTACGGGCACGCAGGACCCCTGCCCGCTGACAAGATGCTGACCCCGAACGGCTTCGACGGCCACCCGGGCATGCTGGGCCGAGCAGAGCAGCATCTGAGCCGCGGACTCAGCCCTCCGTCAGTAGGCATGGTCCCCATCAACGggcttcaccaccacccccacgtCCACCCGCACGCACAGGGCCACGGGCAGGTCCTGGGCTCGGCGAGGGGCGAGCAGCCGCCCCCCTCCTCCAACGGGTCGCAGGCgggcggaggaggagggggaggtggtggtggtggtggtggaggaggaggaggcggcgggTCGAGCCAGCTGGAGGAGATCAACACCAAAGAGGTAGCTCAGAGGATCACCACCGAGCTCAAGCGTTACAGCATCCCGCAAGCCATTTTCGCGCAACGGGTGCTGTGTCGCTCGCAGGGCACCCTGTCCGACTTACTGCGGAATCCCAAGCCTTGGAGTAAGCTCAAATCGGGCCGGGAGACCTTCAGGCGCATGTGGAAATGGCTGCAGGAGCCCGAGTTCCAGCGAATGTCGGCCCTTCGCTTGGCAG CGTGCAAACGGAAGGAGCAGGAGAATGTTAAAGAAAGGGGCGCCGCGCCCAAGAAACCTCGGCTGGTGTTCACCGATGTTCAGCGTAGAACTCTACACGCAATATTCAAAGAAAACAAGCGTCCGTCCAAAGAATTGCAAATAACCATTTCCCAGCAACTGGGTTTGGAGCTGAGCACCGTCAGCAATTTCTTTATGAACGCACGTCGGAGGAGTTTGGATAAGTGGCAGGACGACGGCAGCTCCAACTCAGTCAACTCATCTTCCTCATCAAGCACTTGCACCAAAGCATGA
- the onecut1 gene encoding hepatocyte nuclear factor 6 isoform X3, translating into MNAQLTMENLGDLHGVPHEAVQPSDLLSSPSPHSRSIGHRNLPVHARSMVSSMASILDGTGDYHRPPDHALAAPLHPTMTMACETVAGMSSTYTTLTPLQPLPPISTVSDKFPHHHHHHHQRLAGNVSGSFTLMRDDRGLSSMNNLYSHYHKDMSGMAQSLSPLSGSPLANGLGTIHNSQHGLPPYGHAGPLPADKMLTPNGFDGHPGMLGRAEQHLSRGLSPPSVGMVPINGLHHHPHVHPHAQGHGQVLGSARGEQPPPSSNGSQAGGGGGGGGGGGGGGGGGGGSSQLEEINTKEVAQRITTELKRYSIPQAIFAQRVLCRSQGTLSDLLRNPKPWSKLKSGRETFRRMWKWLQEPEFQRMSALRLADAALSVFLRQFCRPQSTFLCMDRYWKQPLELENVVESYGCYQKVNAAKAGWLILEQVTSPFQQKIPTH; encoded by the exons ATGAATGCTCAGCTGACGATGGAGAACCTGGGCGATTTACATGGGGTGCCTCATGAAGCGGTGCAGCCGAGCGACCTGCTGAGTAGCCCCAGCCCGCACAGCCGCTCGATTGGCCATCGGAATCTGCCGGTCCACGCTCGCTCCATGGTGTCCAGCATGGCTTCGATTCTGGACGGTACCGGCGACTACCACCGGCCACCGGACCACGCACTGGCCGCCCCGCTGCACCCGACCATGACCATGGCTTGCGAGACGGTGGCGGGGATGAGCAGCACTTACACGACGCTGACCCCGCTGCAGCCGCTGCCCCCCATCTCCACCGTGTCCGACAagttcccccaccaccaccaccaccaccaccaacggCTGGCCGGCAACGTGAGCGGCAGTTTCACCCTGATGAGGGACGACAGAGGCTTGTCTTCAATGAACAATCTGTACAGCCACTATCACAAGGATATGAGCGGCATGGCTCAGAGCCTGTCCCCGCTCTCCGGCTCCCCTCTGGCCAACGGCCTgggcaccatccacaactcccagCACGGTCTGCCACCTTACGGGCACGCAGGACCCCTGCCCGCTGACAAGATGCTGACCCCGAACGGCTTCGACGGCCACCCGGGCATGCTGGGCCGAGCAGAGCAGCATCTGAGCCGCGGACTCAGCCCTCCGTCAGTAGGCATGGTCCCCATCAACGggcttcaccaccacccccacgtCCACCCGCACGCACAGGGCCACGGGCAGGTCCTGGGCTCGGCGAGGGGCGAGCAGCCGCCCCCCTCCTCCAACGGGTCGCAGGCgggcggaggaggagggggaggtggtggtggtggtggtggaggaggaggaggcggcgggTCGAGCCAGCTGGAGGAGATCAACACCAAAGAGGTAGCTCAGAGGATCACCACCGAGCTCAAGCGTTACAGCATCCCGCAAGCCATTTTCGCGCAACGGGTGCTGTGTCGCTCGCAGGGCACCCTGTCCGACTTACTGCGGAATCCCAAGCCTTGGAGTAAGCTCAAATCGGGCCGGGAGACCTTCAGGCGCATGTGGAAATGGCTGCAGGAGCCCGAGTTCCAGCGAATGTCGGCCCTTCGCTTGGCAG ACGCTGCCTTGAGTGTATTTTTACGACAATTTTGTCGACCTCAGTCTACATTTCTTTGCATGGATCGATACTGGAAACAGCCACTTGAATTAGAAAATGTTGTGGAGTCTTATGGGTGTTATCAGAAGGTAAACGCTGCCAAGGCGGGTTGGCTGATACTGGAACAGGTCACGTCTCCATTTCAACAGAAAATACCCACACACTGA